CATGGTGTTCTGTCCTTCGCTTAAAATGATGGTGCGGTTAAAGCTGCCCTGGCCGATTATTTCCGTAATAAATTCATCGTTAATGTACACTTTAACGCGGTCGCCGGGCGTCTGATCGAATACGGCGCCGCTCAGGCTGTAATCGCGACGGTTGGTAAAGGCGGTGGTTAGCGGCCGGGCTAATTTGATTTGCGGTTTCTGAGTATTGACCAGCAGGCGGATGGTTTGCTGCTGGCGTTTTCCCTGAAATTCGGCCACCACATTCAGCACATTCAGGCCTTCCTGCACGGGAATGCGTCCTTTGAACAAGCCGTTGGCTCCCACGGTAAGCGGCAGACCATTGACCGTAATCCGGGCGCCGGGAACGGTGCGGCCGGTCAGCAGCAGGCCGCCGGCTACCAGCGCCGGCTCAGTGATCTGGAATTTTTTCAGATCCAGTTTAAGAAAGAACTGCCGGGCCTGGCCTGTTTCATCTTGCTGGTCGGGAGTAAAAACGCGAGGCGGCGTGGGCGGTTTACCGCGCTCCACCCTGGATTCCTGATTGCTGCCTACCACCACTTCGCCGGCTACTGTTTTGGACTTTAAGGTTACCCGGCCTTCGTAAACGCGCACCACGGTGGTCTGCTGGCGGTCCACTTCCAGGTCAAATTCCGTTCCGCGCACGGCCACCACAGCGCTGGGCGTTTCGATGACGCGCGTCTGGCGCTCTTCCACAATTTTCTTGAATTTGGCAAACAAACTGCCCACCCACAATGTAAATCCCATCCGATCGCTCTGATCGCGTTCGGGCGTTTTAATCTCCGTCACATCGAACATACTGTTTTCATTGATCTTTATGACCGAGCCATCGGGCATGGCCAGCTCAACGCGCGAGTTTAAGGCCGTACGAATGCGATCCCCTTCGTAAACACGCTGATGGAAACGTACCTTCTGCCAGTTGGTCTTCCCCTGGCGCATTAATTCAACCGTCCCCAGCACGAACTTTACTCTGGCTGAGGGCGGCTGGCTTTGCTGATTAAAGGATAAAAAAGTGAAAGACACGAGAAAAAGCAAAAAAATGTTCAGGATTTTCATCACGGTTTTTTCTCCTTCTCAAATTTAGGAGTTGCTTATGTACTTATCGTCTCTTTTTTAATCATACTTTAAATTAAGCTGCCCAAGATACAGCGATAATTTACGATGCGAACCCTGAAATTCAAGAATTTTTATTACATGCGGCAGGGGAGAATAGAAAAAGGCCGGGGAAGACAGCACCCCTCAGAGAATTTTGCGATATATCTGATACATGGACCAGATATTGTCCACGTAGCTAATCGTTTCGTCATAACCGTAAAAATAGCCATGAGGCGGACGGCCCTTAGGCCAGACCTGTAGATGCAACTGCCAGTCCGATTCTTTAAGCATGGCCAGATAGGGCTTAACGCTTTCCCATTTATTGGCCGGCTGTTTAAAGTGGCGCGCGATGTCCTGAGCGTCAAACACGCGGCCTGCTCCGGAGTTGTAACTGGCCAGCGCCAGCTTCAGACGATCTTCAAAAGAGGCGTCCGGAAAATACTGAGTTTGTTTGTAGAGATGATAGATACCGGCGGTGATGTTTTCTCTGGGACGCAGTAAAATGTATTCAATGTCCAGCTCGCGGCTCAGTTCACGGGCTGTGCCGGGCATAATCTGCATCAACCCTCTGGCGCCCACCCGGCTGCGGGCGTGCATCTTAAATCCGGATTCCTGAACAATCTGGGCGATGATCAGGCGGTAGTCGAAACCGTAGCGCTTGGAGTATTTTTTAATCAGGGGTAAGTAACGATCGATATGCAGCATCAGGTTGGAGCGCTCCAGATACAAACGGACTTTTTCCAGCGCCTTTTTTTCTTCGATTCGATGTTCCACCATTTTCAACAACGCGCTGTCTGCGGCGTTCATGCGCACTCTGGGCGCATCGGCGTGTTGCCCACAAGCCGTCAAAAATAACAACGCCCCGCCTATGAGCAATAAAATCTTTGCTTTCAATTCAAACTCATCCCAATAATTAATCCAACGATCAAACCAATCATTATAAAAATCCCCGCAACGACCATTCCAACCGCTAAATTGCCTTTTTCCAATTCGTTGGGAATGTCGAAACGCGTGCTTTTATTGACCAATTTATAGGTAACTATAGAAGAAACCATGCCCACCATCACACCTACCACGGCATAAATAAAATTACGCACCATAATCGGGTCGAACCAGTTAAATTCCATGTTTTCTCCTTTCGGATTAAAATGTATCAGGGATTAAAAGTTATCATACTTATCGGAAGAAATACTTTACAAGTTTAATTAAAATCGTTTCATTTGTCAAGGGTATGAGCCAGAGGGCAGAGCGCGCAACGGTTGAGCTGACAGTGCTGGTTGTTTAATTGAATGAAAGCCTGCATTAAAGCCTGACATGGAAAACGGCGCCGATAGAGAGCCAGCCAGGGGAAACGCCTGCTGAATGTCCGGTAAACATTGTTCAGCGGCAGCCACAGGTAAAAAGATTGCAGGTATTCAAAAAAGCCGTGGGAGCCATTTAACAGGGCCCGGGCGGCAAAAAGCGGAATAATCAGGTTAATGATGAGCTCCGTCACACGCGCTTTACCCAAAAAGTTTTGATTGCTTCTGGCAAGGGCATTGGAAGCGAGCATGTGGTGTTTTTTCCAGTAACCCTGCGGCCGCAGTTTAAAGAGGCGCTGCAGCTCGCCCCATAATTGATCGAGCGGTAAACGGGCCTTTAAAAGCCGGCTTAAGGGGCGGATGGGCAGGCCGGGGTGTTGAACCAGCAGCGACACCCAGGCCGCCAGCCGAAAATGGGGATGATTGCAGGGCCGTTGCCCGGCAAACTGCCAGTGCTCCCGACCCAGACCGGCGGCGGGCAGAAGATGGCGCAGCTCGCCATGGAGAAAGATGAGTTTTTGTAAATACGGATCAGAGGACGCGGCGGGCAAAAAACCGGCCATCCCGGCATAAAGGGCGTAAAAAGGGTCAAAACCGCGCCCCATGGCCGAACAGCTGCGCTCCAGCCAGCGCCACGGAAGACGCCGCGCCAGCAGTTGAAAGGGCCAGCTATTGGACGGGTAGCCTAAAGAACGCAACAAGTGCTCGTAAAAGG
This sequence is a window from Caldithrix abyssi DSM 13497. Protein-coding genes within it:
- a CDS encoding FecR domain-containing protein, which translates into the protein MKILNIFLLFLVSFTFLSFNQQSQPPSARVKFVLGTVELMRQGKTNWQKVRFHQRVYEGDRIRTALNSRVELAMPDGSVIKINENSMFDVTEIKTPERDQSDRMGFTLWVGSLFAKFKKIVEERQTRVIETPSAVVAVRGTEFDLEVDRQQTTVVRVYEGRVTLKSKTVAGEVVVGSNQESRVERGKPPTPPRVFTPDQQDETGQARQFFLKLDLKKFQITEPALVAGGLLLTGRTVPGARITVNGLPLTVGANGLFKGRIPVQEGLNVLNVVAEFQGKRQQQTIRLLVNTQKPQIKLARPLTTAFTNRRDYSLSGAVFDQTPGDRVKVYINDEFITEIIGQGSFNRTIILSEGQNTMRIVAEDVSGNRTELVEQIFLDTVKPILTVTEPAQPVYVLFKPPQPPDQQVSFMDERFTQIIRGVVIDPEPSSGIKRIIVNGQEIKPNNDGSFEAKILLKRTPVGRRGENRLSFIVEDVAENILRDNSRVIIVQ
- a CDS encoding transglycosylase SLT domain-containing protein, whose protein sequence is MKAKILLLIGGALLFLTACGQHADAPRVRMNAADSALLKMVEHRIEEKKALEKVRLYLERSNLMLHIDRYLPLIKKYSKRYGFDYRLIIAQIVQESGFKMHARSRVGARGLMQIMPGTARELSRELDIEYILLRPRENITAGIYHLYKQTQYFPDASFEDRLKLALASYNSGAGRVFDAQDIARHFKQPANKWESVKPYLAMLKESDWQLHLQVWPKGRPPHGYFYGYDETISYVDNIWSMYQIYRKIL
- a CDS encoding DUF350 domain-containing protein; the protein is MEFNWFDPIMVRNFIYAVVGVMVGMVSSIVTYKLVNKSTRFDIPNELEKGNLAVGMVVAGIFIMIGLIVGLIIGMSLN
- a CDS encoding DUF2851 family protein; amino-acid sequence: MQEAQLYALWQNLARTGQAVTAGPHRLRVLDAGRLNLQRGPDFVSALFELDDVRISGDVEMHLRLQDWYAHHHHLDPFFKNVCLHVVLQPAPSSRATVAAPLSGRAIPTIRLAPEDFPSALQSARVLCRPPAVLNKEAVQSLALERLHLKIRYFQHFLESETFEQAFYEHLLRSLGYPSNSWPFQLLARRLPWRWLERSCSAMGRGFDPFYALYAGMAGFLPAASSDPYLQKLIFLHGELRHLLPAAGLGREHWQFAGQRPCNHPHFRLAAWVSLLVQHPGLPIRPLSRLLKARLPLDQLWGELQRLFKLRPQGYWKKHHMLASNALARSNQNFLGKARVTELIINLIIPLFAARALLNGSHGFFEYLQSFYLWLPLNNVYRTFSRRFPWLALYRRRFPCQALMQAFIQLNNQHCQLNRCALCPLAHTLDK